In Fusobacterium periodonticum ATCC 33693, the following are encoded in one genomic region:
- a CDS encoding TrlF family AAA-like ATPase has product MLRGSEWIKADFHIHTLGTKKNDQFSERESDKFFNIFFKKAYENKIKIIGITDYFDIENYKIAQEELDKLKIDNTLSDQERKFFKEILLIPNIELRIGAVTGKGRLVNIHCLFSPNRLSELSDHFFSEMKCGNYKMTKTGIIELGKSYLKISNNEEEIYKKGIEVFYVTIEDLEKVKNYFKDDLLIGVSNSSCDGVSGIKGHEEFYNKEYGSIEEIQRRIYSISDFIFSANPKDREYFLGKKKGLEEIEKRCKGVKACFHGSDAHIEDKIFKPDNNRYCWVKCEPTFEGIKQVIQEPEDRVVIQENKPDDKKNYNIIDSICFQDNNGDEIKVYFNQNLNTIIGGKSTGKSLLLKNIVNLIDKEYLKSKIEIESFSELSNFKIEWKDKIKDEKRNVEYIPQTYLNHLLNNKNKESQIDKTAEKIMKQDNIVKENLENINEIIKNKEKYTDTNIDKYFDTEEKIKNFKEELNLIGSKNIIKKEVEDLNTRLKILQDNDEIDIISLDKIKNKINENENKDSKNKEKLENIRLLQNNNCIFEINYLEILKSLENEEINEIIKNTEDKLKIILLELEKILTEKQNILIEEKDKLTKELIPYSDKIKNKEELEKIENLLLKENEKLKKINSLETELEKENFNKDNYNQEIINIFENYKEIYDTELEKKGLKKDFENLKIEIKYELSMKYWENLYECLNGTSLRGHLEYSPDILPKLEELKNLYLLLEKEEIKLKKGYNKKDVLKTLTKNPFILKYDITENGININNMSEGNKSFVLLELIIQLGNNEFPILIDQPEDDLDNRSVYEGLVKFLKNKKKERQIIVATHNANIVVGADAENIIVANQNGVGTENYNKRQFDYKNGALENQTKDSNGILGKRTIQEHICEILEGGKQAFERRKRKYKF; this is encoded by the coding sequence ATGTTAAGAGGTTCAGAGTGGATAAAAGCAGATTTTCATATTCATACACTTGGTACAAAGAAAAATGATCAATTTTCAGAAAGAGAATCAGATAAATTTTTTAATATTTTTTTTAAAAAAGCTTATGAAAATAAAATTAAAATTATTGGAATAACTGACTATTTTGATATAGAGAATTATAAGATAGCACAAGAAGAATTGGATAAATTAAAAATAGATAATACTCTTTCTGATCAAGAAAGAAAATTCTTTAAAGAAATACTATTAATTCCTAATATAGAATTAAGAATAGGAGCTGTTACTGGAAAAGGAAGGCTAGTAAATATTCATTGCTTATTTTCGCCCAATAGATTATCTGAACTTTCAGATCATTTTTTTTCAGAAATGAAATGTGGTAATTATAAAATGACAAAAACAGGTATTATTGAACTAGGAAAATCTTATTTAAAAATTTCTAATAATGAAGAAGAAATTTATAAAAAAGGAATAGAAGTTTTTTATGTTACTATAGAAGATTTAGAAAAAGTAAAAAATTATTTCAAAGATGATTTATTAATAGGAGTATCTAATTCCTCTTGTGATGGTGTAAGTGGTATAAAAGGACATGAGGAATTTTATAATAAAGAATATGGAAGTATAGAAGAAATTCAAAGAAGAATTTATAGTATATCAGATTTTATTTTTTCAGCAAATCCAAAAGATAGAGAATATTTTTTAGGTAAAAAAAAGGGTTTGGAAGAAATTGAAAAAAGATGTAAAGGAGTAAAAGCTTGTTTTCATGGAAGTGATGCACATATAGAAGATAAAATTTTTAAACCTGATAATAATAGATATTGTTGGGTAAAATGTGAACCAACATTTGAAGGAATAAAACAAGTTATTCAAGAACCAGAAGATAGAGTTGTTATTCAAGAAAATAAACCTGATGATAAAAAAAATTATAATATTATTGATAGTATTTGTTTTCAAGATAATAATGGTGATGAAATAAAAGTTTATTTTAATCAAAACCTAAATACAATAATTGGAGGAAAATCAACAGGGAAATCTCTATTATTAAAAAATATAGTAAATTTAATTGATAAAGAATATTTAAAAAGTAAAATAGAAATAGAAAGTTTTTCGGAACTTAGTAATTTTAAAATTGAATGGAAAGATAAGATAAAAGATGAAAAAAGAAATGTTGAATATATACCTCAAACTTATTTAAACCATTTACTAAATAATAAAAATAAAGAAAGTCAAATAGATAAAACTGCTGAAAAAATAATGAAACAAGATAATATTGTAAAAGAAAATTTAGAAAACATTAATGAAATAATAAAAAACAAGGAAAAATATACAGACACTAATATTGATAAATACTTTGATACAGAAGAAAAAATAAAAAATTTTAAAGAAGAACTAAATTTAATTGGAAGTAAAAATATAATTAAAAAAGAAGTAGAAGATTTGAATACAAGACTAAAAATCTTACAAGATAATGATGAAATTGATATAATTAGTTTAGATAAAATTAAAAATAAAATTAATGAAAATGAAAATAAAGATTCTAAAAATAAAGAAAAATTAGAAAATATTAGATTGTTGCAAAATAATAATTGTATTTTTGAGATAAATTATTTAGAAATCCTAAAATCATTAGAAAATGAAGAAATTAATGAGATTATAAAAAATACAGAAGATAAGTTAAAAATTATATTGTTAGAATTAGAAAAAATATTAACTGAAAAACAAAATATATTAATAGAAGAGAAAGATAAACTTACTAAAGAATTAATACCATATAGTGATAAAATAAAAAATAAAGAAGAATTAGAGAAAATAGAAAATTTATTACTTAAAGAAAATGAAAAACTAAAAAAAATAAACTCTTTAGAAACTGAATTAGAAAAAGAAAATTTTAATAAAGATAATTATAATCAAGAAATTATAAACATATTTGAAAATTATAAAGAAATTTATGATACAGAGTTAGAAAAAAAGGGTTTAAAAAAAGATTTTGAAAATTTGAAAATAGAGATAAAATATGAATTATCTATGAAATATTGGGAAAATCTCTATGAATGTTTAAATGGAACAAGTTTAAGAGGACATCTAGAATATAGTCCAGATATTCTTCCTAAATTAGAAGAGCTAAAAAATTTATATTTATTATTAGAAAAAGAGGAAATAAAATTAAAAAAAGGCTATAATAAAAAAGATGTACTGAAGACTCTTACAAAAAATCCCTTTATTTTAAAATATGATATTACCGAAAATGGTATAAATATAAATAATATGTCTGAGGGAAATAAATCTTTTGTTTTATTAGAATTAATTATCCAACTAGGTAATAATGAATTTCCAATTTTAATTGATCAACCAGAAGATGATTTAGATAACAGATCAGTTTATGAAGGATTAGTAAAATTTTTAAAAAATAAAAAAAAGGAAAGACAAATAATTGTGGCTACACATAATGCTAACATTGTTGTTGGAGCAGATGCAGAAAATATAATAGTTGCAAATCAAAATGGCGTAGGAACTGAAAATTATAATAAAAGGCAATTTGATTATAAAAATGGTGCTTTAGAAAATCAAACTAAGGATAGTAATGGTATATTAGGAAAAAGAACTATTCAAGAACATATTTGCGAAATATTGG